A stretch of Acidovorax sp. RAC01 DNA encodes these proteins:
- a CDS encoding putative bifunctional diguanylate cyclase/phosphodiesterase → MISSELLTDLLTPFGEGAIEPMARARLQALMDAVPLALVEFRLQQGRLMLLAANAAARRTPGLGGVRNAGADAAEVFDLLAHTPLLDQLMGVVRVGAPLDCRQVAREPGRLLLAWDLSARRVTSDSIVVAVRDVTEAETLRTSLAAAERALEEARRELREQTEVFHTMESMARTGHWRRIEDPGETVLLWSPGLCEIAGFERQEWVDPAHAVSGILPEDRHLFDAASGAATGTGTDLEYRWRRPDGQIRWMRSRVSRALAREGVRSVMGVVQDVTEEHRAAEQLREQLLFIRRIASRIPGFIYEYRSRPGQPVSVQYISDAVRDFMGVEPHEVTADHGVLIRRVLAEDLPQLQRSALASVRRLVPWQCEYRVRMPDGSVRWHMTNAIPHRELDGSVVSHGFTMDITDRKRAEHEIERLAFYDALTGLPNRRLLLDRLQRATAACQRTRSHGALLFIDLDNFKDLNDTLGHDMGDQLLAQVASRLVGSVREVDTVARFGGDEFVVMLDSLAHEPASAAGQAEVVAEKLLAALNQPFELDGGQHYSTPSIGITLFGDERLSVDELLKRADLAMYQAKAAGRNTQRFFDPDMQAAVNARSNLEADLRQGLARGELMVHYQPVVNHHALLLGAEALVRWSHPQRGMISPADFIPLAEQTGLILPLGKFVLQTACAQLRQWGEHAETAHLSVSVNVSARQFRQPGFVAEVLQTLRDHQVPPEKLKLELTESLLLGDIEDTISRMVQLKSEGVGFSLDDFGTGYSSLSYLKRLPLDQVKIDQGFVRDVLTDPNDAAIVRTILALARSMDLDVVAEGVETTGQLAFLRLHGCEGFQGYLFGRPGPAQEIDAFLRPPL, encoded by the coding sequence GTGATTTCGTCTGAACTGCTGACCGACCTGCTGACTCCCTTTGGCGAGGGTGCGATCGAGCCCATGGCCCGGGCCCGCCTGCAGGCGCTGATGGATGCAGTGCCCCTGGCGCTGGTCGAGTTCAGGTTGCAGCAGGGCCGGCTGATGCTGCTGGCGGCCAACGCAGCGGCCCGCCGAACCCCGGGACTGGGCGGCGTGCGCAACGCCGGTGCCGACGCTGCCGAGGTGTTCGACCTGCTGGCGCACACGCCGCTGCTGGACCAGCTGATGGGCGTGGTGCGCGTGGGAGCGCCGCTCGACTGCCGCCAGGTGGCCCGGGAGCCTGGCCGTCTGCTGCTGGCCTGGGACCTCTCGGCGCGACGCGTGACCAGCGACTCCATCGTGGTGGCTGTGCGCGACGTCACCGAAGCCGAGACCCTTCGCACCTCGCTGGCTGCTGCCGAGCGCGCGCTGGAGGAGGCGCGGCGCGAACTGCGCGAGCAGACCGAGGTCTTTCACACCATGGAGAGCATGGCCCGCACCGGGCACTGGCGCCGCATCGAGGACCCGGGCGAGACCGTGCTGCTGTGGTCGCCTGGCCTGTGCGAGATCGCAGGCTTTGAGCGCCAGGAATGGGTGGATCCCGCCCATGCGGTCAGCGGCATCCTGCCGGAGGACCGCCATCTCTTTGATGCGGCCTCTGGCGCGGCAACCGGAACCGGTACCGACCTCGAATACCGCTGGCGCCGCCCCGACGGCCAGATCCGGTGGATGCGCTCGCGGGTCAGCCGTGCGCTGGCGCGCGAAGGCGTGCGTTCGGTGATGGGCGTGGTGCAGGACGTGACCGAAGAGCACCGCGCTGCCGAGCAGCTGCGGGAGCAGCTGCTGTTCATTCGGCGCATTGCCAGCCGCATACCGGGCTTTATCTACGAGTACCGCTCCCGTCCCGGCCAGCCCGTCAGCGTGCAGTACATCAGCGATGCGGTGCGCGACTTCATGGGCGTGGAGCCGCATGAGGTCACGGCCGACCATGGTGTGTTGATCCGCCGCGTGCTGGCGGAGGACCTGCCGCAGCTGCAGCGATCTGCCCTGGCCTCGGTGCGCAGGCTGGTGCCCTGGCAGTGCGAGTACCGTGTGCGCATGCCCGACGGCAGCGTGCGATGGCACATGACCAACGCCATTCCGCACCGCGAGCTCGATGGCTCGGTGGTGTCGCACGGTTTCACCATGGACATCACCGACCGCAAGCGGGCCGAGCATGAGATCGAGCGGCTGGCGTTCTACGATGCACTCACCGGGCTCCCGAACCGGCGGCTGCTGCTGGATCGCCTGCAGCGGGCCACGGCGGCATGCCAGCGCACCCGCAGCCATGGAGCGCTGCTCTTCATCGATCTCGACAACTTCAAGGACCTCAACGACACGCTGGGCCACGACATGGGCGACCAGCTGCTGGCGCAGGTGGCCTCCCGCCTGGTAGGCAGCGTTCGGGAGGTCGATACGGTGGCGCGTTTTGGCGGGGACGAGTTCGTCGTCATGCTCGATTCACTCGCTCACGAACCCGCCAGTGCGGCAGGCCAGGCCGAGGTGGTCGCCGAAAAGCTGCTGGCCGCGCTCAACCAGCCCTTTGAGCTCGACGGCGGGCAGCACTACAGCACGCCCAGCATCGGCATCACGCTTTTTGGTGACGAGCGCCTTTCGGTTGACGAGCTGCTCAAGCGCGCCGACCTGGCGATGTACCAGGCCAAGGCGGCGGGGCGCAACACCCAGCGGTTCTTTGACCCCGACATGCAGGCTGCGGTCAACGCCCGCTCCAACCTCGAAGCCGATCTGCGCCAGGGGCTGGCACGTGGCGAACTCATGGTGCACTACCAGCCGGTGGTCAACCACCACGCGTTGCTGCTGGGGGCCGAAGCGCTGGTGCGCTGGTCGCATCCGCAGCGCGGGATGATCAGCCCGGCAGATTTCATACCGCTGGCAGAACAGACCGGGCTGATCCTTCCGCTCGGAAAGTTTGTGCTGCAGACTGCATGTGCTCAGCTGCGGCAGTGGGGCGAGCATGCTGAGACGGCGCACCTGTCGGTCTCGGTCAACGTGAGCGCGCGGCAGTTTCGCCAACCGGGTTTTGTCGCCGAGGTGCTGCAGACCCTCAGAGACCATCAGGTGCCCCCCGAAAAGCTCAAGCTGGAGCTCACCGAAAGCCTGCTGCTGGGCGACATCGAAGACACCATTTCGCGCATGGTGCAGCTCAAGAGCGAAGGGGTGGGCTTCTCGCTGGACGATTTCGGCACGGGCTACTCGTCGCTGAGCTACCTCAAGCGCCTGCCACTGGACCAGGTCAAGATCGACCAGGGCTTTGTGCGTGATGTGCTGACCGATCCCAATGATGCGGCCATTGTGCGCACCATCCTGGCGCTGGCCCGCAGCATGGACCTGGATGTGGTGGCTGAAGGGGTGGAGACCACCGGGCAGCTGGCATTTTTGCGGCTGCACGGGTGCGAAGGCTTCCAGGGCTACCTGTTCGGGCGGCCCGGCCCGGCACAAGAGATCGACGCATTTTTGCGCCCCCCGCTTTAG
- the mutS gene encoding DNA mismatch repair protein MutS — translation MPDTLDHHTPMMQQYLALKAGYPETLVLYRMGDFYELFYADAEKAARLLDITLTQRGHSGGQPVVMAGVPFHALENYLARLIKMGESVAIAEQVGEVGATKGPVERKVVRVVTPGTLTDTELLSDKSESMLLAVHQGPRARCGLAWLSVTQGRIHLAECTQDELAHWLGRVAPSELIYSAGVTERFEQQLAVLRQAGAFTCPMSLRPDWQFDSALGERKLLEHLGAASLQAWGAHGLGEAHAAAAGLLAYAEHTQGRSLTHVHSVQVQRGDDLIDLPATTRRNLELVKTLRGEDAPTLFSLLDTCMTGMGSRLLKTWLLEPRRDRTEARQRLSATAALRGTGGAGGGSGPWATLRTQLKGVSDVERITARIALRQVRPRELVALCKTLQKSELLALSGQAPEPYLIEIFSHLHPPEGCTTLLRAAIAEEPAALVRDGGVIASGFDTELDELRAIQTNCDAFLLDLETREKARTGIPNLRVQFNKVHGFYIEVTGSHLDRVPDDYRRRQTLKNAERFITPELKTFEDKALSANERALAREKWLYEQILDQLQPHIAALTRLAQALAALDVLCTLAERSLTLQWCAPQFVPEPCIDIEGGRHPVVEARLAETSSAAFIANHTRLNANTRMQVITGPNMGGKSTYMRQVALIVLLASIGSHVPAASCRLGPIDAIHTRIGAADDLANAQSTFMLEMTEAAQILHAATPHSLVLMDEIGRGTSTFDGLALASGIATHLHDKTRAFTLFATHYFELTELPARARHAVNMHVSAAEAGADIVFLHEIQPGPASRSYGIQVAKLAGMPSPVLHHARHTLAALEERAGEDDLQVDLFAAPAAPPDMGASAAEAALAALNPDAMSPREALDALYQLKKLAAR, via the coding sequence ATGCCGGACACGCTTGACCACCACACCCCCATGATGCAGCAGTACCTGGCCCTGAAGGCCGGGTACCCAGAGACGCTCGTCCTGTACCGCATGGGAGATTTCTACGAGCTCTTCTATGCCGATGCAGAAAAGGCCGCGCGGTTGCTGGACATCACGCTCACGCAGCGCGGCCACTCGGGCGGGCAGCCGGTGGTGATGGCCGGGGTGCCGTTCCATGCACTCGAGAACTACCTGGCGCGGCTGATCAAGATGGGGGAATCGGTCGCGATTGCCGAGCAGGTGGGCGAAGTCGGCGCAACCAAGGGGCCGGTGGAGCGCAAGGTGGTGCGCGTGGTCACCCCCGGCACGCTGACCGATACGGAACTGCTGTCCGACAAATCCGAATCGATGCTGCTGGCCGTGCACCAGGGCCCACGCGCCCGCTGCGGCCTGGCCTGGCTGAGCGTGACGCAGGGGCGCATTCACCTGGCCGAATGCACGCAGGACGAACTGGCCCACTGGCTGGGCCGCGTGGCGCCCAGCGAGTTGATTTACAGCGCAGGCGTGACCGAGCGCTTTGAACAGCAGCTTGCAGTGCTGCGCCAGGCGGGCGCATTCACCTGCCCCATGAGCCTGCGGCCCGACTGGCAGTTTGACAGCGCCCTGGGCGAGCGCAAGCTGCTGGAACACCTGGGCGCCGCCAGCCTGCAGGCCTGGGGCGCGCATGGCCTGGGCGAGGCGCACGCCGCCGCCGCCGGCCTGCTGGCCTATGCCGAACACACGCAGGGCCGCAGCCTCACGCACGTGCACAGCGTGCAGGTGCAGCGCGGCGACGACCTGATCGACCTGCCCGCCACCACGCGGCGCAACCTGGAGCTGGTGAAGACCTTGCGCGGCGAGGATGCGCCCACGCTGTTTTCGCTGCTGGACACCTGCATGACCGGCATGGGCAGCCGCCTGCTCAAGACCTGGCTGCTGGAGCCCCGGCGCGACCGCACCGAAGCGCGCCAGCGGCTATCGGCCACGGCCGCCCTGCGCGGCACAGGCGGCGCGGGCGGTGGCTCCGGCCCGTGGGCCACGCTGCGGACACAGCTCAAGGGTGTGAGCGACGTGGAACGCATCACCGCCCGCATTGCACTGCGCCAGGTGCGCCCGCGCGAACTGGTGGCGCTGTGCAAGACGCTACAAAAATCAGAGCTATTGGCGCTTTCAGGACAAGCCCCAGAGCCGTATCTGATAGAGATATTCAGCCACCTGCACCCCCCCGAGGGTTGCACCACACTGCTGCGTGCTGCCATTGCCGAAGAACCTGCCGCGCTGGTGCGCGACGGCGGTGTGATCGCGAGCGGCTTTGACACCGAGCTGGACGAGCTGCGCGCGATCCAGACCAACTGCGACGCCTTCCTGCTGGACCTGGAAACCCGCGAGAAGGCCCGCACCGGCATCCCCAACCTGCGGGTGCAGTTCAACAAGGTGCATGGCTTTTATATCGAGGTGACCGGCAGCCACCTCGACCGCGTGCCCGACGACTACCGCCGCCGCCAGACGCTAAAGAACGCCGAGCGCTTCATCACGCCCGAGCTCAAGACGTTTGAAGACAAGGCCCTCTCGGCCAACGAGCGCGCCCTGGCCCGCGAAAAGTGGCTGTACGAGCAGATCCTGGACCAGCTGCAGCCCCACATTGCCGCGCTGACGCGCCTGGCGCAGGCCCTGGCCGCGCTGGATGTGCTGTGCACGCTGGCCGAGCGCTCGCTCACGCTCCAGTGGTGCGCGCCGCAGTTCGTGCCCGAGCCGTGCATCGACATCGAAGGCGGCCGCCACCCTGTGGTGGAGGCCCGGCTGGCCGAGACATCAAGCGCCGCCTTCATCGCCAACCACACGCGGCTGAACGCCAACACGCGCATGCAGGTCATCACCGGCCCCAACATGGGCGGCAAGTCCACCTACATGCGGCAGGTGGCGCTGATCGTGCTGCTGGCCAGTATCGGCAGCCATGTGCCCGCCGCCAGTTGCCGGCTGGGGCCCATCGACGCCATCCACACCCGCATCGGCGCGGCCGACGACCTGGCCAACGCGCAGTCCACCTTCATGCTGGAGATGACCGAGGCCGCGCAGATACTGCACGCCGCCACCCCGCACAGCCTGGTGCTGATGGACGAGATTGGCCGCGGCACCAGCACGTTTGACGGGCTGGCGCTGGCCAGCGGCATTGCCACGCACCTGCACGACAAGACGCGCGCGTTCACGCTGTTTGCCACGCACTACTTCGAGCTGACCGAGCTGCCCGCCCGGGCGCGCCACGCCGTGAACATGCACGTGAGTGCAGCCGAAGCCGGCGCAGACATCGTCTTTTTGCACGAGATCCAGCCTGGCCCGGCCAGCCGCAGCTACGGCATCCAGGTGGCCAAGCTGGCGGGCATGCCATCGCCCGTGCTGCACCATGCCCGCCACACCCTGGCCGCGCTGGAGGAGCGTGCGGGCGAGGACGACCTGCAGGTCGACCTGTTCGCCGCCCCCGCAGCCCCACCCGACATGGGCGCGAGCGCGGCAGAAGCCGCCCTGGCCGCCCTGAACCCCGACGCCATGAGCCCCCGCGAGGCGCTGGATGCGCTGTACCAGCTCAAGAAGCTGGCGGCGCGATGA
- a CDS encoding proteasome-type protease: MTYCVAIKLNAGLVFLSDSRTNAGLDQISSFRKMMVYEKTGDRFMVLLSAGNLSISQSVREILQTEQLKDSDTGESLTIWNAKSMFDAARVLGAAVRHVHERDGAALKRSGVDFNVSMVFGGQIKGEGMRLFQVYSAGNFIEATSETPYFQVGESKYGKPVLDRVLTPETPLDEAAKCALVSMDSTLKSNLSVGLPLDLVVYEVDRFSTEKVICIDEHNPYFRMLHDSWGHKLRQVFDSIEDPAWGGGTTNVPIMVTPSRSKPLKKITNHLDKLI; encoded by the coding sequence ATGACGTACTGCGTCGCTATCAAACTCAATGCCGGGCTGGTCTTCCTGTCCGATTCGCGCACCAACGCCGGCCTGGACCAGATCAGCTCGTTTCGCAAAATGATGGTCTACGAGAAGACGGGCGACCGCTTCATGGTGCTGCTGTCGGCGGGCAACCTGTCGATCTCGCAGTCGGTGCGCGAGATCCTGCAGACCGAGCAGCTCAAGGACAGCGACACCGGCGAGAGCCTGACCATCTGGAACGCCAAGAGCATGTTCGACGCCGCCCGCGTGCTGGGCGCTGCCGTGCGCCATGTGCACGAGCGTGACGGCGCAGCGCTCAAGCGTTCGGGCGTGGATTTCAATGTGTCGATGGTGTTCGGCGGCCAGATCAAGGGCGAAGGCATGCGCCTGTTCCAGGTCTACTCGGCGGGCAATTTCATCGAGGCCACGTCGGAGACGCCGTACTTCCAGGTGGGCGAATCCAAGTACGGCAAGCCCGTGCTCGACCGCGTGCTCACGCCCGAAACCCCGCTGGACGAAGCCGCCAAGTGCGCGCTGGTGTCGATGGACAGCACGCTCAAGTCCAATCTGTCGGTGGGCCTGCCGCTGGACCTGGTGGTGTACGAGGTAGACCGCTTCTCGACCGAGAAGGTGATCTGCATCGACGAGCACAACCCGTACTTCCGCATGCTGCACGACAGCTGGGGCCACAAGCTGCGCCAGGTGTTTGACAGCATCGAGGACCCGGCCTGGGGCGGCGGCACCACCAATGTCCCGATCATGGTGACGCCCTCGCGCAGCAAGCCGCTCAAGAAGATCACCAACCACCTGGACAAGCTCATCTGA
- a CDS encoding alpha/beta fold hydrolase translates to MLPIVFSHANSFPASTYRVLFRHLNARGFSVSAVERYGHDPRYPVSNNWPHLVQHLADFATEQVERLGEPVFLVGHSLGGFLSVMAAARHPHLVRGVLLIDSPLIGGWKANALGMAKRTQVVGSISPGKVSRQRRFSWASNEEALEHFRRKKSFARWQPEVLADYIAHGLQDHDGKRVLAFDRAVETAIYNTLPHNLGRLLSAHPLQCPAAFIGGRDSDEMKQVGMTMTLRITEGRTMMLDGSHLFPMEKPVATAAAIEASLLNLESLRA, encoded by the coding sequence ATGCTCCCCATCGTCTTCTCTCACGCCAACAGCTTTCCGGCCAGTACCTACCGCGTGCTTTTCAGGCACCTGAATGCCCGCGGGTTCAGCGTGTCGGCGGTCGAACGCTATGGGCATGACCCGCGCTACCCCGTCTCCAACAACTGGCCACACCTGGTGCAGCACCTGGCCGACTTTGCCACCGAGCAGGTCGAGCGCCTGGGCGAACCGGTGTTCCTGGTGGGCCATTCGCTGGGCGGGTTTCTGAGCGTGATGGCGGCCGCCCGCCACCCGCACCTGGTGCGCGGCGTGCTGCTGATTGACTCACCCCTGATCGGCGGCTGGAAGGCCAACGCCCTGGGCATGGCCAAGCGCACGCAGGTGGTCGGCTCGATCTCGCCGGGCAAGGTCAGCCGCCAGCGCCGCTTCAGCTGGGCCAGCAACGAAGAGGCGCTGGAGCACTTTCGCCGCAAGAAGAGCTTTGCACGCTGGCAACCCGAGGTGCTGGCCGACTACATCGCGCATGGCCTGCAGGACCACGATGGCAAGCGCGTGCTGGCGTTCGACCGCGCGGTGGAAACCGCCATCTACAACACCCTGCCGCACAACCTGGGGCGTTTGCTGTCGGCCCACCCCCTGCAATGCCCGGCGGCGTTCATCGGCGGCCGCGATTCCGACGAGATGAAGCAGGTGGGCATGACCATGACGCTGCGCATCACCGAAGGGCGCACCATGATGCTCGACGGCAGCCACCTGTTCCCGATGGAAAAGCCCGTGGCCACCGCAGCGGCCATCGAGGCATCGCTGCTCAACCTGGAGTCGCTGCGCGCCTGA
- a CDS encoding carotenoid biosynthesis protein produces the protein MTAQGASATTLTIAAASVLMFAACWANAARLLGSARALRFVVIAVGAGWFAEQMGSTHGWFFGDYHYTDVLGPRVGNVPFVIPLMWFALTYIGFVMANLVVWHAPLDRAQGLGPAVLLSFLAAMIVTAFDLGSDPYFVFVLKAWVMVKTDGAWFGETVQGFLGWMFVAFVIIAVFRLSSRGPAGRVAGAFTARHALVPLGMYACGMVFQMIYGHPLEIRSIAPFAMGIPLVCAWAGLQRWRATGGVVA, from the coding sequence ATGACCGCACAGGGGGCCAGTGCGACCACCCTGACCATCGCCGCGGCGTCGGTGCTGATGTTTGCAGCCTGCTGGGCCAATGCCGCCCGGTTGCTGGGCAGCGCACGCGCCCTGCGTTTTGTGGTGATTGCCGTGGGTGCGGGCTGGTTCGCCGAGCAGATGGGCTCCACCCATGGCTGGTTCTTTGGCGACTACCACTACACCGATGTGCTGGGGCCCCGCGTGGGCAACGTGCCGTTCGTGATCCCGCTGATGTGGTTTGCGCTCACCTACATCGGCTTCGTGATGGCCAACCTCGTCGTCTGGCACGCGCCACTGGACCGCGCGCAGGGCCTGGGCCCTGCCGTCTTGCTGTCATTTCTGGCGGCCATGATCGTGACCGCGTTCGATCTTGGATCCGACCCCTACTTTGTCTTCGTCCTGAAGGCGTGGGTCATGGTCAAGACCGACGGCGCCTGGTTTGGGGAAACCGTACAGGGTTTCCTGGGGTGGATGTTCGTGGCCTTCGTGATCATCGCGGTGTTCCGGCTGTCGTCGCGGGGGCCCGCCGGGCGCGTGGCGGGCGCTTTCACGGCGCGCCATGCGCTGGTACCCCTTGGCATGTACGCGTGCGGCATGGTGTTTCAGATGATCTACGGCCACCCGCTTGAAATCCGTTCGATCGCTCCGTTCGCCATGGGCATTCCGCTGGTCTGCGCATGGGCGGGGCTGCAGCGCTGGCGCGCCACGGGCGGGGTGGTGGCATGA